In Calothrix sp. PCC 7507, one DNA window encodes the following:
- a CDS encoding Uma2 family endonuclease, which translates to MTQQLLNTEYLITELDISHLVIEDDTPVDNFQSAQQQRLLVESLYSSRALPLPFVADANVGLFYKLKGDPIVPDVMLSLGVQRPEDFSQRQNRSYFVWEFGKVPEVCIEIVSNSEGDELTLSQKSRQKGKITAKKEIYAQIGVHYYAVFDPLKQIQGQDAMNGALLRVWTISPLGYTELTSASDIVAVGQSIWLEGVGLGLTLWEGQFEEEVTRLWLRWCDRHGQVILTGAEGQEIERQGREIERQRADRLAERLRAMGIDPDEDWSDASKGQ; encoded by the coding sequence ATGACTCAACAACTTCTCAATACAGAATATCTGATCACGGAGCTTGACATCAGCCATCTGGTCATTGAAGACGATACACCTGTGGACAATTTTCAATCTGCCCAACAACAGCGATTACTGGTTGAATCACTCTATAGTTCTAGAGCTTTGCCCCTACCCTTTGTGGCTGATGCCAATGTGGGGTTATTCTACAAGCTTAAAGGCGACCCCATTGTTCCTGATGTCATGCTGAGTTTGGGTGTGCAGCGCCCCGAAGATTTTTCCCAACGGCAAAACCGCTCCTATTTTGTGTGGGAATTCGGCAAAGTGCCAGAAGTTTGTATTGAAATTGTTTCCAACTCAGAAGGCGATGAGTTGACACTGAGCCAGAAGTCACGGCAGAAGGGCAAAATTACCGCCAAGAAGGAGATATATGCCCAAATTGGTGTCCACTACTACGCCGTTTTTGACCCACTCAAGCAGATTCAAGGTCAGGATGCTATGAATGGGGCGCTGTTGCGCGTGTGGACGATTTCGCCGCTTGGCTATACCGAATTGACTTCAGCATCCGACATTGTTGCTGTGGGTCAGTCAATCTGGCTAGAGGGGGTTGGTTTGGGTCTGACTCTGTGGGAAGGTCAGTTTGAGGAGGAAGTCACAAGGTTATGGTTACGGTGGTGCGATCGCCACGGGCAAGTTATCCTTACAGGTGCAGAAGGGCAGGAAATTGAACGCCAGGGTAGAGAAATTGAACGCCAACGGGCTGACCGGCTAGCTGAACGACTTCGGGCTATGGGCATCGACCCCGATGAAGACTGGTCTGATGCCAGCAAAGGACAATAG
- a CDS encoding thioesterase family protein, with product MSFLYHRTVHFQDTDAAGVVYFANVLNICHEAYEASLEVSGINLKAFFGNSSVAFPIVHANVDFLRPMFCGDKLVVSLMPQKLGVEKFEIAYEIKLGEVLAAKAITRHVCIDVNSRNKQELPDEINDWLETNRRNTEEVERRKSREIM from the coding sequence ATGTCTTTTTTGTATCATCGTACTGTTCACTTCCAAGATACCGATGCTGCTGGTGTAGTTTATTTTGCGAATGTTTTAAATATTTGTCATGAAGCTTACGAAGCATCTTTAGAGGTATCAGGTATTAATCTCAAAGCTTTTTTTGGTAATTCATCAGTAGCTTTTCCTATAGTTCACGCTAATGTAGATTTCTTGCGCCCGATGTTTTGTGGGGATAAGTTAGTAGTTAGCTTAATGCCTCAAAAACTAGGGGTTGAAAAATTTGAAATAGCTTACGAAATTAAGCTTGGTGAAGTATTAGCGGCTAAAGCAATTACGAGGCATGTTTGTATTGATGTAAATAGTAGAAATAAGCAAGAATTACCTGATGAAATTAACGATTGGTTGGAAACTAACCGCAGAAATACAGAGGAAGTAGAGAGAAGAAAGTCAAGGGAGATCATGTGA
- a CDS encoding o-succinylbenzoate synthase gives MPNVYKFAFRPIARKFVKPLVTSHGNWDIREAIIIRLTDEIGRVSWGEIAPISWFGSETLEQALDFCRQLPEEITKEMIFSIPDDLPTCQFGFESALEGLGTRYWGLGTGGDEGDGDNYLQLLPNSPYPMPHAPCPLSYSGLLAAGEVALRQWTRLWEEGYRTFKWKIGVDAIAQELEILHSLIQALPTTAKLRLDANGGLSYEEANLWLETCDNLPGNIEFIEQPLPVGQFPEMLALSEYYSTAIALDESVATLKQLTTAYQQGWRGIFVIKPGIVGSPSRLRQFCQQYQIDAVFSSVFETAIGRQAALQLAAELSHNQRAVGFGINHFFAQEEDTWLQRLWQDL, from the coding sequence ATTCCCAACGTGTACAAATTTGCATTTCGTCCAATAGCGCGGAAATTTGTCAAACCCCTAGTTACTAGTCATGGGAACTGGGATATCCGTGAAGCTATCATTATTCGGCTCACTGATGAGATAGGGAGAGTCAGCTGGGGAGAAATTGCGCCTATTAGCTGGTTTGGTTCCGAAACTCTAGAACAAGCTTTAGATTTTTGTCGCCAACTACCAGAGGAAATCACAAAGGAGATGATTTTCTCCATCCCAGATGATTTACCTACTTGTCAATTTGGTTTTGAGTCGGCGTTAGAGGGGTTGGGGACTAGGTACTGGGGACTAGGTACTGGGGGAGATGAGGGAGATGGGGATAATTACCTTCAACTCTTGCCCAATTCCCCATACCCCATGCCCCATGCCCCATGTCCCCTGTCATACAGTGGCTTGTTAGCAGCAGGGGAAGTGGCGTTAAGACAATGGACAAGGTTATGGGAAGAGGGATATCGTACATTTAAATGGAAAATTGGTGTAGATGCGATCGCTCAAGAATTAGAAATATTGCACTCACTAATTCAAGCCTTACCAACCACTGCCAAACTGCGATTAGATGCTAATGGTGGACTTAGCTACGAGGAAGCTAATCTATGGCTGGAAACTTGCGACAATCTCCCAGGAAATATCGAATTTATCGAACAACCGCTACCCGTTGGGCAATTTCCAGAGATGTTGGCATTGAGTGAATATTACAGTACAGCGATCGCCTTAGATGAATCTGTTGCCACACTCAAGCAACTCACCACCGCCTATCAACAAGGTTGGCGAGGGATTTTTGTGATTAAACCGGGGATAGTCGGTTCACCGTCTCGACTACGGCAATTTTGCCAACAATATCAAATTGATGCTGTATTTTCATCAGTTTTTGAAACAGCTATTGGTAGACAAGCAGCACTCCAGCTAGCCGCAGAGTTATCCCACAATCAACGCGCAGTTGGTTTTGGTATCAACCATTTTTTTGCACAAGAAGAAGACACATGGCTGCAACGTCTATGGCAAGACCTTTAG
- a CDS encoding T3SS effector HopA1 family protein — translation MLNSIANQPLNSLSDIASNIQIESNFRIYHPNYQPFALPTKIADRFQQNPIDLQHKYLTLLLRNFLYGIYYNGSLQNILAVNADVPNCHTYQNLENNSTLGIDGEFYERLHNCNHGIGYFDPSWEVLRREPDGSMAVIKGGLTLYIEPDCHLKPSSKSATVGELISIWMPKNRLQNGCYLAVSNYGQELQNNPDADLGAGRIYFNFTPSGAIALMDSLTLELNTAAIPFSFQVLYNPSAYGRYDSGVLYFERKDYPEIRKILQAVYAKHISHFQPEIPLFTKFLAPGLGLAEEPNQKFAAQESFGMNRCQIVANALLEAWKKGKTALDERMKVIDQHFAQYSIDIRHPYLNPGSEDIYHPLN, via the coding sequence ATGCTAAATTCTATAGCTAATCAACCACTAAATTCTCTGTCTGACATCGCTAGTAATATCCAGATTGAGTCAAACTTTCGGATTTATCATCCTAATTATCAACCCTTTGCTCTGCCCACTAAAATAGCAGACAGATTTCAGCAAAATCCGATAGATTTACAACATAAATATCTTACCCTTCTACTACGAAATTTCTTGTATGGTATCTATTACAATGGTTCCCTACAAAACATTTTGGCAGTCAATGCTGATGTACCTAATTGCCATACCTATCAAAATTTAGAAAATAATTCCACTTTGGGGATTGATGGGGAATTTTATGAACGTCTACACAACTGCAATCACGGTATAGGTTACTTTGACCCTAGTTGGGAAGTGTTGCGCCGGGAACCAGATGGTAGCATGGCTGTGATCAAAGGCGGTTTGACCTTATATATTGAGCCAGACTGTCATCTTAAACCTAGTTCTAAATCTGCTACGGTTGGCGAGTTGATTTCTATCTGGATGCCCAAAAATCGACTGCAGAATGGCTGTTATTTAGCTGTGAGTAATTATGGACAGGAATTACAGAATAACCCAGACGCTGATTTGGGAGCAGGACGCATTTATTTTAATTTCACACCATCTGGTGCGATCGCTCTCATGGATAGTCTTACACTAGAACTGAATACAGCAGCCATTCCCTTTAGCTTTCAGGTACTATACAACCCCTCGGCCTACGGACGCTATGACTCTGGAGTACTTTACTTTGAACGTAAAGACTATCCGGAAATCCGTAAAATCCTTCAGGCTGTTTATGCCAAACATATATCCCATTTTCAACCGGAAATCCCCTTGTTCACCAAGTTTTTAGCGCCTGGATTGGGTTTAGCTGAAGAACCAAACCAAAAATTTGCGGCACAGGAAAGTTTTGGGATGAACCGTTGTCAAATTGTGGCGAATGCATTACTAGAAGCCTGGAAAAAAGGTAAAACTGCCCTAGATGAACGCATGAAGGTAATTGACCAACACTTTGCTCAATATTCAATTGACATACGTCATCCCTACCTCAATCCCGGTTCTGAAGATATATATCACCCTTTGAACTGA
- a CDS encoding 2-succinylbenzoate--CoA ligase: protein MARPLAYLKNLGERDWLIGGDSRQFQQIVAELYLELTQLSISGTPPKIILAEREPTRFLAGFIAACAAGCPVFLCNPDWGTQEWQQVFDLVQPNIIWGLGNSGPPLGIRGNGDCEKNTNSSHSALSTQHSALIMIPTGGSSGKIKFAIHTWETLIASVQGFTEYFQLNQVNSFCVLPLYHVSGLMQFMRSFTTAGKLVISPFKAVEYGQIPNIEPTEFFISLVPTQLQKILQNPELIEWLAQFKTVLLGGAPAWDELLERARFYHIQLALTYGMTETASQIATLKPNDFLNGKVNVGQILPHAQVTIRNQQGEILDANQIGNIIIQAKSLSLGYYPEIWENQDYFQVDDLGFLDKQGYLNIVGRSSNKIITGGENIYPAEIESAIRATQLVADVYVIGIPDKHWGQVLTAIYIPQNSHTSTLEIQALLKDKLSKFKIPKHWIPQSSLPYNSQGKINRQQLQQIATEFLKIPSHDLP, encoded by the coding sequence ATGGCAAGACCTTTAGCTTATCTCAAAAATTTAGGCGAACGCGATTGGCTAATTGGTGGTGACAGTCGTCAGTTTCAGCAAATAGTTGCAGAATTATATTTAGAATTAACCCAGTTATCAATATCAGGAACGCCACCAAAAATCATCCTAGCCGAACGCGAACCCACGCGATTTTTAGCAGGTTTCATCGCAGCCTGTGCCGCTGGTTGTCCAGTTTTTCTTTGTAACCCCGATTGGGGAACACAAGAATGGCAACAAGTCTTTGATTTAGTCCAACCAAACATAATTTGGGGATTGGGGAACTCGGGGCCCCCTCTGGGGATAAGGGGCAATGGGGACTGTGAAAAAAATACCAACTCATCCCACTCAGCACTCAGCACTCAGCACTCAGCACTGATTATGATTCCCACAGGTGGCTCATCAGGGAAAATTAAATTTGCCATCCACACCTGGGAAACTCTCATAGCCTCTGTACAAGGCTTCACAGAGTATTTTCAGCTAAATCAAGTCAATTCTTTTTGTGTATTGCCACTTTATCACGTCAGTGGTTTGATGCAGTTTATGCGATCGTTCACCACTGCTGGTAAATTAGTTATTTCACCATTTAAAGCAGTAGAATATGGTCAAATACCCAATATTGAACCAACAGAATTTTTCATATCTTTAGTGCCGACACAGTTACAAAAAATCCTGCAAAATCCAGAATTAATCGAGTGGTTAGCTCAATTTAAAACAGTACTTTTAGGAGGTGCGCCCGCATGGGATGAACTCCTGGAAAGAGCGAGATTCTATCACATCCAGCTAGCACTAACCTATGGCATGACAGAAACAGCTTCCCAAATAGCCACCCTCAAACCTAATGATTTTCTCAATGGTAAAGTTAACGTAGGTCAAATTCTCCCTCATGCTCAGGTAACAATTCGTAATCAGCAAGGCGAAATCTTAGATGCAAATCAAATAGGAAATATAATAATTCAAGCTAAATCTTTATCCCTTGGCTATTACCCAGAAATTTGGGAAAATCAAGACTATTTTCAAGTAGATGATTTAGGTTTCTTGGATAAACAAGGTTATTTAAATATTGTAGGGCGTAGCAGTAATAAAATTATTACTGGTGGTGAAAATATCTATCCCGCAGAAATTGAGTCAGCTATTAGAGCTACTCAATTAGTTGCTGACGTTTATGTAATTGGCATACCAGATAAACATTGGGGACAAGTATTAACAGCTATTTATATTCCCCAAAATTCCCACACTTCTACATTAGAAATTCAAGCTTTACTCAAAGATAAACTCAGCAAATTTAAAATCCCCAAACATTGGATTCCTCAATCTAGCTTACCTTACAACTCGCAAGGTAAAATTAACCGCCAACAACTACAGCAAATAGCCACAGAATTCCTCAAAATTCCATCACATGATCTCCCTTGA